A genomic window from Bordetella genomosp. 9 includes:
- a CDS encoding 3-isopropylmalate dehydratase large subunit has protein sequence MPSQTLAQKLLAAASGRAAVAVGEIVTCRVDLAMFHDSSGPRRLKPMLESLGTGIWDRDKVVLVMDHYVPEADDESRKIVRIARDWAAEQALPHVYDSVGICHVVVPEHGHIRPGMLCVGGDSHSPTGGAFGAYMFGVGSTEMLGVVASGEIWIQVPQTLMMQWDGALAPGVTAKDMMLHMIGRFGMNGGRYQAVEFCGDAVRALSMQERMTLSNMSAEIGSQVGLVAPDDTTAAYLAQAGVDEPIDVARWQSDADAQAERYRFDAGTLAPHVAAPHSPANSRPIAEYEATPMQVAYIGACTGAKLEDLRAAASVLRGRRIAPGMSLMVAPASLRDQRQADSEGVMAALVDAGATLLPNSCGACSGYGGSIPEGANVIASTARNFQGRMGARTAQVYLASPYTVAAAAVAGHLIDPREMLQ, from the coding sequence ATGCCTTCCCAGACATTGGCCCAGAAACTCCTGGCCGCCGCCAGCGGGCGCGCCGCCGTCGCGGTCGGCGAAATCGTGACCTGCCGCGTCGACCTGGCGATGTTCCACGATTCCAGCGGGCCGCGCCGCCTCAAGCCCATGCTGGAATCGCTCGGCACCGGAATCTGGGACCGCGACAAGGTCGTGCTGGTCATGGACCACTACGTGCCCGAGGCCGACGACGAATCGCGCAAGATCGTCCGCATCGCCCGCGACTGGGCCGCGGAGCAGGCGTTGCCGCACGTGTACGACTCCGTCGGCATCTGTCACGTGGTGGTGCCCGAACATGGCCACATCCGGCCGGGCATGCTGTGCGTGGGCGGGGATTCGCACTCGCCTACCGGCGGCGCGTTCGGCGCCTACATGTTCGGCGTGGGCAGCACCGAAATGCTGGGCGTGGTCGCCAGCGGCGAGATCTGGATCCAGGTTCCGCAAACGCTGATGATGCAATGGGACGGCGCGCTGGCGCCGGGCGTCACCGCCAAGGACATGATGCTGCACATGATCGGCCGCTTCGGCATGAACGGCGGCCGCTACCAAGCGGTGGAGTTCTGCGGCGACGCCGTGCGGGCGCTGTCGATGCAGGAGCGCATGACCCTGTCCAACATGTCGGCGGAGATCGGCTCGCAGGTCGGGCTGGTGGCGCCGGACGACACGACGGCCGCCTATCTGGCGCAGGCGGGGGTCGACGAGCCCATCGACGTCGCCCGCTGGCAGTCCGATGCGGACGCGCAGGCCGAGCGCTACCGTTTCGACGCCGGCACGCTGGCGCCGCACGTCGCCGCGCCGCACAGCCCCGCCAACTCGCGCCCGATCGCCGAGTATGAAGCGACGCCCATGCAGGTCGCCTACATCGGCGCCTGTACGGGCGCCAAGCTGGAAGACCTGCGCGCCGCCGCCAGCGTGCTGCGCGGCCGGCGTATCGCGCCGGGCATGTCGCTGATGGTGGCCCCGGCCAGCCTGCGCGACCAGCGCCAGGCCGACAGCGAAGGCGTGATGGCCGCGCTGGTGGACGCGGGGGCGACCTTGCTGCCCAATTCGTGCGGCGCCTGTTCCGGCTACGGCGGCTCGATTCCCGAAGGCGCCAACGTCATCGCCAGCACGGCGCGCAACTTCCAGGGCCGTATGGGCGCGCGCACCGCGCAGGTGTACCTGGCCTCGCCCTACACCGTCGCCGCGGCCGCCGTGGCCGGCCACCTCATCGACCCCAGGGAGATGCTGCAATGA
- a CDS encoding GlxA family transcriptional regulator, with translation MATRIALVVFPGFQILDLSALTVFELANLHLTDRGKDAHYAMDVVSQDGGLVPSSSGVAIQTRPIGRRHYDTLMVGGAVEIPASTPALIASLRRVARRTRRVASICTGAFLLAEAGLLDGRPATTHWALAHELQRRYPAIRMDEDKIFVSDGVLWTSAGMTACIDLALALLSDDLGPDAARAVARKMVIHYRRSGGQSQFSTLAELEPDSDRIRAALDYARENLREPLSVEQLADQVHWSPRHFSRAFQAQTGLSPAKAVEKLRLEAARALIEEGESSIARVATLTGFGDEERMRRAFLRTLGRPPRDLQREARRRTSAAPLAGLAATA, from the coding sequence ATGGCCACGCGCATCGCCCTTGTGGTATTTCCCGGCTTCCAGATCCTGGACCTGTCCGCGCTGACCGTCTTCGAACTGGCCAACCTGCACCTGACCGACCGCGGCAAGGACGCGCATTACGCCATGGACGTGGTTTCGCAGGACGGCGGGCTGGTGCCGTCATCGTCCGGGGTCGCCATCCAGACCCGGCCCATCGGCCGCAGGCACTACGACACGCTGATGGTAGGCGGCGCGGTGGAAATTCCCGCCAGCACGCCGGCGCTGATCGCCAGCCTGCGCCGCGTCGCGCGCCGCACACGGCGCGTCGCCAGCATCTGCACGGGCGCCTTCCTGCTGGCCGAAGCCGGCCTGCTCGATGGCCGCCCGGCCACGACGCACTGGGCCCTGGCCCACGAGCTGCAACGCCGCTATCCCGCGATCCGCATGGACGAAGACAAGATCTTCGTCAGCGACGGCGTGCTGTGGACCTCGGCCGGCATGACGGCGTGCATCGACCTGGCCCTGGCGCTGCTGTCGGACGACCTGGGCCCGGACGCGGCGCGCGCCGTGGCGCGCAAGATGGTCATCCACTACCGCCGCAGCGGCGGCCAGTCGCAGTTTTCCACGCTGGCCGAGCTGGAGCCGGATTCCGACCGCATACGCGCCGCGCTCGACTATGCGCGCGAGAACCTGCGCGAACCGCTCAGCGTCGAACAGCTGGCGGACCAGGTGCACTGGAGCCCGCGGCATTTCAGCCGGGCGTTCCAGGCGCAGACCGGGCTGTCGCCCGCCAAGGCGGTGGAGAAGCTGCGGCTGGAAGCGGCGCGCGCCTTGATCGAGGAAGGCGAAAGCTCGATCGCGCGCGTGGCGACGCTGACCGGATTCGGCGACGAGGAACGCATGCGGCGCGCCTTCCTGCGCACCCTGGGCCGGCCGCCGCGCGACCTGCAGCGGGAAGCGCGGCGCCGGACGTCCGCCGCGCCGCTCGCCGGCCTGGCCGCAACGGCCTGA
- a CDS encoding DUF427 domain-containing protein — MKPVKTPGPDHPIIIEHNPRRVVVTLAGRVIADTREALTLREANYPAVQYIPRKDADMASLQRTDHATYCPYKGDCSYYSIPHGGARAANAVWTYENPHPAVAQIAGHLAFYPDRVDAIEEKD; from the coding sequence ATGAAACCGGTCAAGACGCCTGGTCCCGATCACCCGATCATCATCGAGCACAATCCGAGACGCGTGGTCGTAACGCTGGCGGGGCGCGTGATCGCCGATACGCGCGAGGCGCTGACCTTGCGCGAGGCCAACTACCCTGCGGTGCAGTATATCCCGCGCAAGGATGCGGACATGGCGAGCCTGCAGCGCACGGATCACGCCACGTACTGTCCGTACAAGGGAGATTGTTCGTACTACAGCATCCCGCATGGCGGCGCGAGGGCGGCGAATGCGGTGTGGACCTACGAAAACCCGCATCCCGCGGTGGCGCAGATCGCCGGGCATCTGGCCTTCTACCCCGATCGCGTCGACGCGATCGAGGAGAAGGACTGA
- a CDS encoding isocitrate lyase/PEP mutase family protein, translating into MMPHTLKQKLAAGQAVLAPGIYDALSALIAEQAGFDALYLSGASIAYTRLGRSDVGLTTYTEVEQTLARITERVACPVIVDGDTGFGNALNVQRTVRGFERAGAAMIQLEDQGFPKRCGHLNGKSVVPVAEMRGKLRAALDARHHADTLILARTDAVAVEGLDAALERAEQYLECGVDAIFVEALRTDEQMEAACKRFGKRVPLLANMVEGGMTPVKSAAELAAKGFSIVIFPGGTARAVSHLLQRYYGSLREHGTTAPWRDAMLDFDQLNALIGTPELLALGKTYE; encoded by the coding sequence ATGATGCCGCATACCCTGAAACAGAAACTCGCCGCCGGGCAAGCCGTACTGGCGCCTGGCATCTACGACGCGCTGTCGGCCCTCATCGCCGAACAGGCCGGCTTCGATGCGCTGTACCTGTCGGGCGCATCCATCGCCTACACGCGGCTGGGCCGCTCCGACGTGGGCCTGACCACCTATACCGAAGTGGAACAGACGCTGGCGCGCATCACCGAACGCGTGGCCTGCCCCGTCATCGTCGACGGCGATACCGGCTTCGGCAATGCGCTGAACGTGCAGCGCACCGTGCGCGGCTTCGAACGCGCCGGCGCCGCGATGATCCAGCTGGAAGACCAGGGCTTTCCCAAGCGCTGCGGCCATCTGAACGGCAAGAGCGTCGTCCCGGTGGCGGAGATGCGCGGCAAGCTGCGCGCCGCGCTGGACGCGCGCCACCATGCCGACACCTTGATCCTGGCGCGCACGGATGCCGTCGCCGTCGAAGGCCTGGACGCGGCGCTGGAACGCGCCGAGCAGTACCTGGAATGCGGCGTGGACGCGATCTTCGTCGAAGCGCTGCGCACCGACGAACAGATGGAAGCCGCCTGCAAGCGCTTCGGCAAGCGCGTGCCGCTGCTGGCCAATATGGTGGAAGGCGGGATGACGCCGGTGAAGAGCGCGGCCGAGCTGGCCGCCAAGGGCTTTTCCATCGTCATCTTCCCGGGCGGCACCGCGCGCGCCGTGTCCCACCTGCTGCAGCGCTACTACGGCAGCCTGCGCGAACACGGCACCACCGCGCCGTGGCGCGACGCCATGCTGGACTTCGATCAGCTCAACGCGCTGATCGGCACGCCCGAACTGCTGGCGCTGGGCAAGACGTACGAGTAG
- a CDS encoding LeuD/DmdB family oxidoreductase small subunit, whose protein sequence is MTTHRAWRLGADVDTDQLAPGAYMKFGIDEIARHCLERVRPDFAAAVRPGDAIVAGPNFGIGSSREQAASALVALGLRAVIAPSFSGLYFRNAYNVGLLLLTCPDAESIQEGEAITIDLDACRVVRADGTALACEPIPDFLRDMVRAGGLLNLLKRRLADGTLKPNPVRA, encoded by the coding sequence ATGACCACGCACCGAGCCTGGCGCCTGGGCGCCGACGTCGACACCGACCAGCTCGCGCCCGGCGCCTACATGAAGTTCGGCATCGACGAGATCGCCCGCCACTGCCTGGAGCGGGTGCGGCCCGACTTTGCCGCCGCCGTCCGGCCGGGCGACGCCATCGTCGCCGGCCCCAACTTCGGCATCGGTTCTTCGCGCGAACAGGCCGCGTCCGCGCTGGTCGCGCTGGGCCTGCGCGCCGTCATCGCGCCCAGCTTCAGCGGCCTGTATTTCCGCAATGCCTATAACGTGGGCCTGCTGCTGCTGACCTGCCCCGATGCCGAATCCATCCAGGAAGGCGAAGCGATCACCATCGACCTGGATGCCTGCCGCGTCGTCCGCGCCGACGGCACCGCGTTGGCCTGCGAACCCATCCCGGATTTCCTGCGGGACATGGTGCGGGCCGGCGGCCTGCTGAACCTGTTGAAACGCCGCCTGGCCGACGGCACGCTGAAACCCAATCCCGTGAGAGCATGA
- a CDS encoding GntR family transcriptional regulator has product MNSPLPLYHKVYLLLRQRLLDGVYQADQPLPGENALAQEYGVSRLTVRRALDALASDGLIARRQGRGTFAQAPSQLSAPQRGGTVDALMAHLARMGMSTQVKLLELATEAAPPAVAARLEVPPGSLVHRSVRVRSHQGEPFSYLRTYVPDAIGRRISRKALGSKPLLQIFGELGIRVSGAEQAISAVLADPAEAEALGVPVASALLNIRRLVRDAAGRPVEYLDARYRPDRFEYRLDMAAHETAGTPVWLPAGPGA; this is encoded by the coding sequence ATGAACAGCCCGCTGCCGCTCTATCACAAGGTCTACCTGCTGCTGCGCCAGCGCCTGCTGGACGGCGTATACCAGGCCGACCAGCCCTTGCCCGGCGAAAACGCGCTGGCGCAGGAATACGGCGTGTCGCGCCTGACGGTGCGGCGCGCGCTGGACGCGCTCGCCAGCGATGGCCTGATCGCGCGGCGCCAGGGGCGCGGCACCTTCGCCCAGGCGCCGTCCCAGCTATCGGCGCCGCAGCGGGGCGGCACCGTGGACGCGTTGATGGCGCACCTGGCCCGCATGGGCATGAGCACCCAGGTCAAGCTGCTGGAGCTGGCGACCGAAGCCGCGCCGCCGGCCGTCGCCGCGCGCCTGGAAGTGCCGCCCGGCTCGCTGGTCCATCGTTCCGTGCGCGTGCGCAGCCACCAGGGCGAACCCTTCTCCTATCTGCGCACCTACGTGCCGGACGCCATCGGCCGCCGCATCTCGCGCAAGGCGCTGGGCAGCAAGCCGCTGCTGCAGATCTTCGGCGAACTGGGCATCCGCGTCTCGGGCGCGGAGCAGGCCATCAGCGCGGTGCTGGCCGACCCGGCGGAGGCGGAAGCCCTGGGCGTGCCGGTCGCCTCCGCGCTGCTGAACATCCGCCGCCTGGTGCGCGACGCCGCCGGCAGGCCGGTGGAATACCTGGACGCCCGCTACCGTCCCGATCGTTTCGAATATCGCCTGGACATGGCCGCCCACGAAACCGCCGGCACGCCGGTGTGGCTGCCCGCCGGGCCGGGTGCGTAA
- a CDS encoding tripartite tricarboxylate transporter substrate binding protein: MRASRRAFAISLAALAAASAAIPAHAQQTPPIKLVVGAPPGGTTDTVARSIGTTMGKELGRTVIVENRPGAGGNIAADYVAKSAADGNTLLVSFNSFSINASLYKNLPFDPRKDFTPISMLASVPSVLVARKDFPASNMAELITLAKAHPGKYTMALGGIGSSLHMAGERMKMMAGLDIINVPYKGTTPAVTDLLGGQVDMMFGSTLNVIPHVRSGSLKALGVSSAKPLESLPGVPPIGDTIKGFESNAWFALFGPARLPADTLARLNDAARKAVAAPDFRRLLERESATAVSSTPEELVKFVNEDIDRYAEVVKFTGATVE, translated from the coding sequence ATGCGAGCCTCTCGCCGCGCCTTCGCCATTTCCCTCGCGGCCCTGGCCGCCGCCAGCGCCGCCATCCCCGCCCACGCCCAGCAGACGCCGCCCATCAAGCTGGTGGTCGGCGCGCCGCCGGGAGGCACCACCGACACCGTCGCGCGCAGCATCGGCACGACCATGGGCAAGGAACTGGGCCGCACCGTGATCGTCGAAAACCGTCCTGGCGCCGGCGGCAATATCGCCGCGGACTACGTCGCCAAGAGCGCGGCCGACGGCAATACGCTGCTGGTGAGTTTCAACAGCTTCTCCATCAACGCCAGCCTGTACAAGAACCTGCCCTTCGACCCGCGCAAGGACTTCACGCCCATCAGCATGCTGGCCAGCGTCCCCAGCGTACTGGTGGCGCGCAAGGACTTTCCCGCCAGCAACATGGCCGAACTGATCACGCTGGCCAAGGCCCATCCCGGCAAGTACACGATGGCCCTGGGCGGCATCGGTTCGTCGCTGCACATGGCCGGCGAGCGCATGAAGATGATGGCGGGCCTGGACATCATCAATGTTCCCTACAAGGGCACGACCCCGGCCGTGACCGACCTGCTGGGCGGGCAGGTGGACATGATGTTCGGCAGCACCCTGAACGTCATCCCGCACGTCAGGAGCGGATCCTTGAAGGCGCTGGGCGTCAGCAGCGCCAAGCCGCTGGAATCGCTGCCCGGCGTGCCGCCCATCGGCGACACCATCAAGGGCTTCGAGTCCAACGCCTGGTTCGCGCTGTTCGGACCGGCCAGACTGCCAGCCGACACCCTGGCCAGGCTGAACGACGCCGCGCGCAAGGCCGTCGCGGCGCCGGATTTCCGCCGCCTGCTGGAACGGGAATCGGCCACGGCCGTCAGCAGCACGCCAGAAGAACTCGTTAAATTCGTCAACGAAGACATCGACCGCTATGCGGAAGTCGTGAAGTTCACGGGCGCCACGGTGGAATAA